A single genomic interval of Helianthus annuus cultivar XRQ/B chromosome 13, HanXRQr2.0-SUNRISE, whole genome shotgun sequence harbors:
- the LOC110901508 gene encoding calphotin-like, translating into MDSSGTGESNTTGPMPIVSDYRESSEHEVHTSDVTSTNEDDFQPFALPDVVAEPANGPFAADLPLMEIPAPIPLAAYPVLDMLLYFEMEFDDPKPAVAPEPLATPDPVFEHDPIYAGIPIVDPVIADLPVDDHPADAPLIADVPAEPDVVAPLPDPVPLEPDHALFATHIDSRYAHTQNGWIDADDEYPPFVVPVAPVPAPVSVPPDIPLHPVYTTDARHMDFPLLFAQFTPPARPGEGGTHTTHTGAQESSATALPVSGSDSPCYFAAPSTVVTGLCRTSLGTGAADGFLVAFPESHGGGLAPFASFVLFPFPPPPPPSV; encoded by the exons ATGGATTCATCAGGCACTGGTGAGTCGAACACTACGGGTCCTATGCCCATCGTATCAGACTACCGAGAgtcatcggagcatgaggtaCACACTTCAGATGTTACCAGCACGAATGAGGATGATTTCCAGCCATTCGCGCTACCCGATGTTGTCGCCGAGCCCGCTAATGGCCCTTTTGCCGCGGATTTGCCGCTCATGGAGATCCCTGCCCCTATACCTCTTGCCGCTTATCCTGTTCTTGATATGctccttt attttgagatggagttcgATGACCCAAAGCCtgccgtggcccctgagccattAGCCACTCCTGACCctgtgtttgagcatgaccctatttATGCTGGCATACCCATTGTTGACCCTGTGATTGCTGATCTACccgttgatgatcaccct GCTGATGCCCCTCTCATCGCTGATGTACCCGCCGAGCCTGATGTTGTCGCTCCTCTTCCTGATCCTGTTCCTTTGGAGCCCGACCATGCCCTGTTTGCGACACATATTGATTCCCGTTATGCGCACACCCAGAATGGGTGGATTGATGCTGATGATGAGTACCCGCCTTTTGTGGTACCAGTTGCGCCTGTTCCAGCCCCTGTGTCAGTTCCTCCTGATATTCCTCTGCATCCCGTTTATACCACCGATGCACGTCACATGGATTTCCCTTTATTATTCGCTCAGTTCACACCTCCAGcacgacctggagagg GAGGCACTCACACGACGCATACAGGAGCTCAAGAGAGCTCAGCCACCGCCTtgccagtgtcagggtcagacTCACCCTGCTACTTCGCAGCCCCCTCGACTGTTGTCACCGGACTCTGCCGCACGTCTTTGGGCACTGGAGCAGCAGATGGCTTCCTGGTTGCGttcccagagagccatggaggaggactggctccatttgcgtCATTTGTTCTATTCCcatttccccctcctccaccgccatcagtgtag